A single window of Nicotiana sylvestris chromosome 5, ASM39365v2, whole genome shotgun sequence DNA harbors:
- the LOC138869250 gene encoding uncharacterized protein, with protein MVQHPDKNFIDPILVKIHNQPTYCAHVEEKADGKPWFHDIKKYLAKGAYSELANPTQKFTLRRLSNNFFHSRGILYSRTPDLGLLRCVDAKEASKLLQEIHTGTCVPHMNGFVLAKKILQAGTRTTKDQ; from the exons ATggtacaacatccagacaagaatttcattgatcccattttagtgaaaatccataatcagccaacttactgtgcccatgttgaagagaaagcagacggaaagccttggtttcatgatatcaagaaatatttggcaaaaggagcgTACTCGGAGCTTgcgaatcctactcagaaattcacacttcggagattgtccaacaacttctttcacagcagaggaatcctatatagcaggactcctgatttgggactattaaggtgtgttgacgcaaaggaagcatccaagctgcTACAGGAAATTCATACTGGGACTTGCgttccacatatgaacggttttgtcttagcaaagaagatactccaggctg gtACTAGGACTACAAAAGATCAGTAA